In Candidatus Zixiibacteriota bacterium, a genomic segment contains:
- a CDS encoding TIGR00730 family Rossman fold protein, which translates to MTTKKKNGKNKWWKAEPSYRLAFEDSDFLMLDELRPVRLQLELAKTELSLREHNIRSTIVVFGGTRIAEPKECDKYIKKIEGRLKKKPRDPQLLKELAIARRVEAKSGFYDEARRFAELVSRESQNSHGADFVVVTGGGPGIMEAANRGARDCGAKSIGLNITLPMEQRPNEYITPELCFQFRYFAVRKMHFLMRAKALVAFPGGYGTLDELFEALTLVQTDKTKRIPIILFGKDFWAQLINFDFLVNEGTIDSHDLDLFRYASTAEEAWQMIQDYHEEPRGWKL; encoded by the coding sequence ATGACAACCAAAAAGAAAAACGGAAAAAATAAATGGTGGAAGGCAGAACCTTCTTATCGACTGGCATTTGAGGATTCGGATTTTTTAATGCTCGACGAACTTCGGCCGGTTCGCCTGCAATTGGAATTAGCTAAGACTGAGTTGTCTCTTCGTGAGCATAATATTCGTTCAACAATTGTCGTATTTGGCGGAACACGGATTGCTGAGCCGAAAGAATGCGATAAATATATCAAAAAGATTGAAGGGCGGCTTAAGAAGAAACCTCGCGATCCACAACTTTTAAAAGAGCTGGCAATCGCCCGGCGCGTGGAAGCCAAATCAGGATTTTATGATGAAGCCCGCCGGTTTGCCGAGTTGGTTTCGCGCGAATCCCAGAATTCGCATGGGGCTGATTTTGTGGTCGTAACCGGGGGCGGGCCGGGTATTATGGAAGCCGCCAATCGGGGCGCCCGCGACTGCGGCGCCAAATCAATAGGTTTGAATATTACCCTGCCGATGGAGCAAAGACCCAATGAATATATAACTCCCGAATTGTGTTTCCAATTCCGGTATTTTGCCGTCCGGAAAATGCATTTTCTTATGCGGGCAAAAGCCCTTGTTGCCTTCCCCGGCGGCTATGGAACACTTGATGAATTATTTGAAGCCCTGACACTGGTTCAGACGGATAAGACCAAGCGCATCCCTATTATATTATTCGGTAAAGATTTTTGGGCGCAACTGATTAATTTTGATTTTCTCGTAAATGAAGGCACTATTGATTCTCATGATCTCGATCTTTTCCGTTATGCGTCAACAGCGGAAGAGGCCTGGCAGATGATTCAGGATTATCATGAAGAACCAAGGGGCTGGAAGTTATAG
- the rsmB gene encoding 16S rRNA (cytosine(967)-C(5))-methyltransferase RsmB → MTNPQGKKGKKYDPVRAACIHALALVFDKGWHSDNAINNVIEELDFTDLDRRFLKQLCHGVIKMKRRLDFTYSFFLQRPNARLDNVTRNILCLGLYQLIYTDRIPPGAAVSESVNLARGLVHQSRGAFVNAVLRNYLRSPEKVVFPDRREFPVEYLANFYSYPDWFVEYCINEFGMTRAEKVLHQGNQPPRLTYRVNGLNFSSENLIELFEKNNIHYIRGTYLEDYFYIHQRGIPLENELIEQGRVYIQDESAGFPVRLLNPQPDDKIIDFCSAPGGKATYAALLMNNRGRITAVDINFNRLETLLTNAKKLGVTNIIPVVCDVFDFKGPTCNRVLIDVPCSGWGVVGKHSDLRWMKDRGDSLKLADLQARMLRHAANLVAPGGILVYSTCTIIRYENDSIIEEFLLERRDFTVDVPSRIIPPKLVNERGFTKTYPAIENLDGAFCVRLKKRLGTT, encoded by the coding sequence TTGACGAACCCCCAAGGTAAAAAAGGTAAGAAATATGATCCCGTCAGGGCAGCATGTATTCATGCCCTGGCCCTGGTCTTCGATAAGGGATGGCACAGCGATAACGCTATCAATAATGTAATCGAAGAATTGGATTTTACCGATCTTGACCGCCGCTTCCTAAAGCAACTCTGTCATGGCGTAATAAAAATGAAAAGGCGGCTTGATTTTACCTATTCATTTTTCCTTCAACGGCCCAACGCCCGACTCGATAATGTTACCAGAAACATTCTTTGCCTCGGATTGTATCAATTGATTTACACCGATCGTATTCCGCCCGGAGCGGCGGTTTCTGAATCGGTAAACCTTGCGAGGGGATTGGTACATCAATCGCGAGGCGCCTTTGTTAATGCTGTTTTAAGGAATTATCTGCGCTCTCCGGAAAAAGTGGTCTTCCCTGATCGTCGTGAATTTCCGGTCGAGTATCTGGCGAATTTCTACAGCTATCCCGATTGGTTCGTTGAATATTGTATCAATGAATTTGGGATGACGCGCGCCGAAAAGGTGTTGCACCAGGGTAATCAACCGCCTCGGTTGACCTATCGCGTCAACGGGCTCAATTTCAGTTCAGAAAATCTTATCGAGCTATTCGAGAAAAACAATATTCACTATATCCGGGGAACTTACCTTGAGGATTATTTTTATATTCATCAGCGGGGCATTCCTCTGGAAAATGAATTAATTGAACAGGGGCGGGTTTATATTCAAGATGAATCGGCCGGATTTCCCGTGAGACTTTTAAATCCTCAGCCGGATGATAAGATTATAGATTTTTGCTCGGCTCCGGGCGGGAAAGCGACATATGCCGCGCTCCTGATGAATAATCGGGGTAGAATAACGGCGGTCGATATTAATTTCAATCGATTAGAGACGCTACTGACTAATGCCAAAAAACTTGGCGTGACCAATATAATTCCGGTTGTGTGCGATGTTTTTGACTTCAAAGGACCGACCTGCAATAGAGTTCTCATTGATGTCCCTTGCAGCGGCTGGGGCGTCGTGGGCAAGCATAGCGATCTGAGATGGATGAAGGATCGCGGCGATTCGTTGAAGCTGGCGGATTTACAGGCGCGGATGCTCAGGCATGCCGCCAATCTTGTCGCTCCGGGTGGAATTCTGGTTTATTCAACCTGCACTATTATACGCTATGAAAATGATTCCATCATCGAAGAATTTCTATTGGAAAGGCGCGACTTTACGGTCGATGTTCCCAGTCGAATCATACCGCCTAAATTAGTCAATGAACGAGGTTTCACGAAAACTTATCCCGCTATCGAAAATTTGGACGGCGCTTTTTGTGTCAGACTCAAGAAAAGACTTGGCACGACTTAA
- a CDS encoding PASTA domain-containing protein, whose product MSIKSHLERKILWTTTKWGRITIRVIATLVILYILFLIVNSIVMPIVTRHGNEFSLPNVEGMTVVEAEPILMEADISLQITSEEYHPDKPTGTILSQFPSGGTLVKAGRIVKVVVSLGQKAVEVPELRGFSVRQAKLNLEAEGFVLGDIEWTSTDSLPEKVVVFSFPASGKKIPYGSEVNLMVNQGSYQRTVFVPRLIGLSLDEATMRLEEKGLAVGLITRIVNENYLPETVLEQSEDPGTELLPGEEVDLVVSSTD is encoded by the coding sequence ATGTCGATAAAATCACATCTGGAAAGAAAGATACTCTGGACAACAACTAAATGGGGAAGAATCACGATAAGGGTGATAGCGACGCTTGTAATTCTTTATATTTTATTTTTAATCGTTAATTCAATTGTTATGCCGATAGTCACTCGTCACGGCAATGAATTTTCGTTGCCTAACGTCGAAGGAATGACGGTCGTCGAAGCCGAACCGATATTAATGGAAGCTGATATATCTTTGCAAATCACATCCGAGGAATATCATCCCGATAAACCAACCGGGACGATACTTTCGCAATTCCCTTCCGGAGGCACCTTGGTGAAGGCGGGACGAATCGTGAAAGTTGTCGTTTCGTTGGGTCAGAAGGCGGTCGAAGTCCCCGAACTGCGGGGTTTTTCTGTACGGCAGGCTAAACTAAATCTTGAGGCGGAAGGTTTTGTTCTAGGTGATATTGAATGGACCAGCACCGATTCATTGCCTGAAAAAGTAGTCGTATTCTCGTTTCCAGCTTCGGGCAAAAAGATACCTTATGGCAGCGAAGTTAATCTTATGGTCAATCAAGGATCCTATCAACGGACAGTATTCGTACCCCGCCTAATCGGATTATCGCTCGATGAGGCAACTATGCGCCTTGAGGAAAAAGGATTGGCGGTGGGATTAATTACTCGGATTGTCAATGAAAACTACTTGCCTGAAACTGTTCTGGAACAATCCGAGGATCCTGGCACCGAACTTTTACCCGGCGAAGAGGTTGACTTAGTCGTCTCCAGTACCGATTAA
- a CDS encoding DUF5916 domain-containing protein has product MLFQPCRIGLSSILVFLTFSIVAGQESADNADEVREVKAYRVNPHPPKIDGFLDDNVWNTDEIEITSGFLQRLPDDGVAATESTSVAVVYDDDAIYFALWNFDSEPDNIVKQMVRRDRIGLADNISIIMDPYHDHQTGVEFCISSVNVQVDRIYYNDSWSDHSWNGVWESAVQIQPWGWSAEIKIPYHCLRFTEKDVHTWGINFSRWIYRKMEDVYWSHWPLSETGFISHSGHLTGLTEITPSKHLEIMPFAVSSSELKPSTPGNDGKDYYGNTGVDIKYGVTSNLTLDATINPDFGQVELDAPVLNLSAFETWYPERRPFFIEGMDLFRTDFQLFYSRRIGRQPRGWISDTLKIYETNRPDATSIIGAAKLTGKLANGTSLAFLTAQTAEETEEYAIGYTDTVGYDANGDPIPEYIETGRPTEVIEPSANYSVMRLKQDIFNNSYVGIMFTNTAQDTRYPVNTGGFDWRLNTNNNAWHTTGQIVYSRVHGQKTGFGFGGEIEKASGEHWRGGIYLNVKDPYLDLNHLGRLNTNGTRSGSVWIGYREDNPQWIIRRMSHNFNTHVGWTYDDYNYSRNTNYNFYMQFLNFWSMDGGISLDAIDYDPWETRGNGNWELPDNKTYNWWAGLNSDSRKKLSFSIHPEGGSRRSGNWWSNYLGVVYRAASNIQISVGANYSKTTSQLRWVENAEYKRDTDTILVPVFGKMDQTSFRPRVTFTYVPSPSLSIQFSAQTLISALNHNDFSVYGGGQDYNYDHSVLSDTVDYEVINGESIPISRREMNRRDNRFNHSSINSTLIMRWEYRPGSTLYLVWTRSRLERDYTTGEFDMSRDVNRFFKGNDNNLFLIKASYWWNI; this is encoded by the coding sequence ATGTTATTTCAACCGTGTCGAATTGGATTAAGCTCCATTCTCGTTTTTCTAACCTTTTCAATCGTAGCTGGACAGGAAAGCGCTGATAATGCCGACGAAGTTCGGGAGGTAAAGGCTTATCGAGTAAACCCTCACCCGCCTAAGATAGATGGATTTTTAGATGATAATGTATGGAATACCGATGAGATCGAAATAACCAGCGGATTTTTACAGCGGCTGCCCGACGACGGAGTGGCGGCGACGGAATCAACCAGTGTCGCAGTGGTCTATGATGATGACGCGATATATTTCGCTTTATGGAATTTTGATTCGGAACCGGATAATATCGTAAAGCAGATGGTGCGCCGTGACCGGATCGGCTTAGCTGATAATATCAGCATCATTATGGATCCCTATCATGATCATCAAACCGGTGTCGAATTTTGCATAAGTTCTGTAAACGTCCAGGTAGATCGGATTTATTATAATGACTCCTGGTCAGATCATTCCTGGAATGGTGTTTGGGAAAGTGCCGTACAGATTCAACCCTGGGGCTGGTCGGCGGAAATAAAAATCCCCTATCATTGCCTGAGGTTTACGGAGAAAGATGTTCATACCTGGGGAATCAATTTCTCGAGGTGGATCTATCGTAAAATGGAAGATGTCTATTGGTCGCACTGGCCGCTGAGTGAAACCGGATTTATATCTCATAGTGGTCATTTGACGGGACTAACCGAGATAACGCCGTCTAAGCATTTGGAAATAATGCCTTTCGCGGTTTCCAGTTCAGAATTAAAACCTTCTACGCCGGGAAATGACGGAAAAGATTATTATGGCAATACCGGAGTTGATATTAAATACGGAGTGACTTCCAATCTTACCCTGGACGCTACCATAAATCCCGATTTCGGTCAGGTAGAACTCGATGCGCCGGTTCTTAATTTATCCGCATTTGAGACATGGTACCCGGAACGGAGGCCATTTTTTATTGAGGGCATGGATCTGTTTCGAACGGACTTTCAATTATTCTATTCCCGTCGCATCGGTCGCCAGCCTCGCGGTTGGATTTCTGATACTTTAAAAATTTATGAAACTAACAGACCTGACGCGACTTCCATAATAGGGGCCGCCAAACTGACGGGGAAATTGGCCAATGGTACATCATTAGCGTTTTTGACTGCACAAACGGCGGAAGAAACAGAAGAATATGCCATCGGTTATACGGACACTGTCGGTTATGATGCAAATGGAGATCCAATTCCCGAATATATCGAAACCGGCCGCCCGACCGAAGTCATTGAGCCATCTGCGAATTATTCGGTAATGAGATTGAAACAAGATATATTCAACAATTCCTATGTTGGTATTATGTTTACCAATACCGCGCAGGATACCCGCTATCCAGTCAATACCGGGGGATTCGATTGGAGGCTTAATACCAACAATAATGCCTGGCATACCACCGGACAGATTGTATATAGTCGAGTTCACGGTCAAAAAACCGGATTTGGATTTGGTGGAGAAATCGAAAAAGCATCAGGCGAACACTGGCGGGGAGGAATATATCTTAATGTTAAAGATCCCTATTTAGATCTTAACCATCTGGGTAGATTAAACACTAACGGCACCCGAAGCGGCTCAGTTTGGATTGGATACAGGGAAGATAATCCCCAATGGATTATTCGAAGAATGAGTCATAATTTCAACACCCATGTCGGGTGGACTTACGATGATTATAATTACAGCCGTAATACGAATTACAATTTTTATATGCAATTTTTGAATTTCTGGTCGATGGACGGCGGAATAAGTTTGGACGCGATTGATTATGATCCGTGGGAAACGAGAGGTAACGGCAACTGGGAATTGCCCGATAATAAAACTTACAATTGGTGGGCTGGCCTGAATTCCGATTCGAGGAAAAAATTATCATTTTCAATACATCCGGAAGGCGGATCCCGTCGCAGTGGAAATTGGTGGTCTAATTATTTAGGTGTTGTATATAGAGCTGCCAGTAACATTCAAATATCTGTCGGTGCGAATTATAGTAAGACTACTAGTCAATTGAGATGGGTGGAAAATGCGGAATATAAAAGAGATACCGATACCATTTTGGTTCCCGTATTTGGCAAGATGGATCAAACCTCTTTCAGACCCAGAGTTACTTTTACTTATGTTCCCAGTCCTTCATTATCAATTCAATTCTCGGCACAAACTCTGATATCAGCATTAAACCATAATGATTTTTCGGTGTACGGCGGAGGACAGGATTACAATTATGACCATTCCGTTCTAAGCGATACCGTTGATTATGAAGTCATTAATGGAGAATCCATTCCAATCAGTCGTCGAGAAATGAACAGGAGGGACAATCGATTCAACCATTCGTCCATTAACTCGACGCTTATAATGCGCTGGGAATATCGGCCGGGAAGTACTCTCTATCTGGTTTGGACTCGTTCCCGTTTAGAGCGTGATTATACGACAGGAGAATTCGACATGTCCCGCGACGTCAATCGCTTTTTCAAGGGAAATGACAACAATCTCTTTCTTATAAAAGCGTCCTATTGGTGGAATATATAA
- the ubiE gene encoding bifunctional demethylmenaquinone methyltransferase/2-methoxy-6-polyprenyl-1,4-benzoquinol methylase UbiE — MAESHGQKIRTMFDRISPRYDLLNRLLSGFNDMRWRRKAVGLLGDLSGKNALDLCCGTGDFLKILEDKYHENINLIGIDFAGGMLRIAGHRLNLSGSGNLVLCQGDALKLPCSDKSVHAVTIGFGIRNIIEKKEALEDIIRALAPGGRLVIIEPAIPGNKIIAGLFKFYFRKIMPIIGGILSGDYKAYKYLDKSVESFPEPKEFCILMEECGFVNVHAYRQTPGTAMIYYGEK; from the coding sequence ATGGCTGAAAGTCATGGACAAAAAATCAGGACGATGTTCGACCGGATTAGTCCCCGATATGATCTATTGAACAGGCTGCTGTCCGGATTCAATGATATGCGTTGGAGGCGCAAGGCCGTGGGGCTCCTGGGAGACTTGTCCGGTAAGAATGCTCTTGATCTATGTTGCGGGACGGGTGATTTTTTGAAAATTTTGGAAGATAAATATCACGAAAATATAAATCTAATCGGGATTGATTTCGCCGGAGGGATGCTTCGAATTGCGGGGCACAGATTGAATCTGTCCGGATCGGGAAATCTTGTCTTGTGCCAGGGGGATGCTCTCAAATTGCCCTGTTCTGATAAATCCGTTCATGCCGTGACCATCGGTTTCGGCATCAGAAATATTATCGAGAAAAAAGAGGCACTGGAAGATATTATTCGGGCCCTGGCTCCGGGAGGACGGCTGGTCATAATCGAACCGGCGATTCCCGGCAATAAAATTATCGCGGGACTTTTCAAATTCTATTTTCGCAAAATCATGCCGATTATCGGCGGGATTTTGTCGGGAGATTATAAGGCGTATAAATATCTCGATAAATCGGTTGAGTCGTTTCCGGAGCCGAAAGAATTTTGCATTCTGATGGAAGAATGCGGATTTGTCAATGTCCATGCTTACCGGCAGACTCCAGGGACGGCGATGATATATTATGGTGAGAAATAG
- a CDS encoding ImmA/IrrE family metallo-endopeptidase → MGHRIAERVAQEIIKYYGITTPSEIDIEAIALDRRVFVNDIVIEGSVARLQVKNKFGIISVNRCIKESGKRRFAIAHELGHFELHIDKSKTYICNDRDFLNWYREKIDETEANIFAAELLMPVDMFREFCPRDEPDFNIISTLAAKFNTSLTATAFRYVEKGYFPCALVASLNGRIKWRSWSHDFSHIIKGVDTPLHEFSIAGASLGGESIPNQPKIVNEECWLDETIKDKELKLHEHSIHLPSYNTILSLLFFN, encoded by the coding sequence ATGGGCCATAGAATTGCAGAAAGAGTAGCCCAGGAAATTATTAAATATTACGGAATAACAACTCCGTCGGAAATTGATATTGAGGCAATTGCACTAGATCGAAGGGTTTTTGTGAATGATATCGTCATAGAGGGTTCGGTAGCAAGGCTTCAGGTCAAAAATAAGTTTGGGATAATCTCGGTAAACAGATGTATTAAAGAATCTGGTAAAAGAAGATTTGCTATTGCTCATGAATTGGGACATTTTGAACTACATATAGATAAATCCAAGACATATATCTGTAACGATAGAGATTTCCTCAATTGGTATCGAGAAAAAATTGACGAAACTGAGGCGAATATTTTTGCTGCAGAATTACTAATGCCAGTTGATATGTTTAGGGAGTTTTGTCCAAGAGATGAACCTGATTTCAATATAATAAGCACTTTGGCTGCTAAATTCAATACTAGCCTGACCGCTACAGCATTCCGGTATGTTGAAAAAGGATACTTCCCTTGTGCATTAGTAGCATCTTTGAATGGCCGTATAAAATGGCGGTCTTGGAGTCATGATTTTTCTCACATAATTAAAGGTGTAGACACACCGCTCCATGAATTTTCAATAGCTGGTGCGAGTCTTGGTGGTGAGTCTATTCCTAATCAACCAAAAATTGTCAATGAAGAATGTTGGTTAGATGAAACTATTAAGGATAAAGAACTGAAACTTCATGAACATTCAATTCATCTGCCTTCTTATAACACGATCTTAAGTCTTTTATTTTTCAACTGA
- a CDS encoding C-GCAxxG-C-C family protein translates to MTVKNIIAERVHHLFWDKDWPCVPAVLTIYKEIFKADINDDVIAASRGLNGGGQYGAQCGLLEANLMFIALLGKERDYTQEQINELCAEFSGCFEKKFKSLLCREIRPEGFVPENPPHLCETRTVDSMLFALEFYGDKMNLTPIVT, encoded by the coding sequence GTGACGGTTAAAAATATTATTGCCGAAAGAGTTCATCATTTATTCTGGGATAAAGACTGGCCCTGCGTCCCCGCGGTATTAACTATCTATAAAGAAATATTCAAGGCAGATATCAACGATGACGTTATCGCCGCCTCACGCGGATTGAACGGAGGCGGCCAATACGGCGCCCAATGCGGACTTCTGGAAGCAAATTTGATGTTTATCGCCCTGCTTGGAAAAGAAAGAGACTATACTCAGGAGCAAATAAACGAGCTTTGCGCTGAATTCTCCGGTTGTTTCGAAAAGAAATTCAAATCTCTCTTGTGCCGGGAAATCCGCCCCGAAGGATTCGTCCCGGAAAACCCGCCTCACCTGTGCGAAACCCGCACCGTTGACAGCATGCTCTTCGCCCTTGAGTTTTACGGAGACAAAATGAACCTGACTCCGATAGTTACGTAG
- a CDS encoding DUF5916 domain-containing protein, with protein MRVSRQVIGILALSTLLLIGTISAGDAENEERIVPELKAYRINPHPPKIDGLLDDAVWQSRGVEFARDFIQRIPDEGELASESTLVAVVYDDEAIYFAFWNYDSEPDKIQKQLVRRDRYAETDWVAVRIDPYHDHQTGYDFTVTSAGVQRDISIYNDSWTDNSWNSVWESSVQMQPWGWSAEVKIPYHCLRFPEKEEHTWGIDFTRWINRNNEGARWAFTPVSEGGYVSKFGHLSGLTNIKPVRHLEIMPYVVSSTEFKPSTLGNPNGKDFFGNTGIDIKYGLTSNLTLDATINPDFGQVELDRPVLNLSAFETYFPERRPFFIEGSSLFDTQFGLFYSRRIGRQPRGYAEHDSLLYSTDRPDASSIIGAAKITGKLSNGTSLAFLTAQTAEEQEEFAVGYIDTIRYDDNGEPIEKYVETGRQKQTIEPTANYSVLRLKQDIFNNSYVGVMFTNASQKSRDPANAGGVDWRLNANNNSWGTNGQLVYSKIDGQKTGFGFYGEIKKLSGKHWLGAAYIKIINPHLNLNHLGRTTVNGLREGAMWIQYRTDDPWWIFRRTWNNFNMYMGWTYDGYNYKKGSNYNFQAEFTNYWSLGGGFNIQADEYAPWELRGNGIWEWPNNPIYSWWASLNTDSRKKLNFNINPGSGGDREGHWWANYIGFNYRPASNMEVSLGANVHKTVGTTHWVENVDETNASGETITTSIFGTRFQDRFTPGFTFSYVPSPKISIQFSAQTLITSVSHSDFRYYRDGKNYEALTDDPDVDSTEAVLYESLNAGNNYNYSAINSTLLLRWEYLPGSTLYLVWTRSRPEVDMNVNNLDVSRDLKKLFSGNDNNLFLIKASYWWNI; from the coding sequence ATGCGGGTAAGCAGGCAAGTTATTGGAATTCTCGCTCTGTCAACCCTTCTACTAATTGGTACTATCTCAGCCGGTGATGCTGAGAATGAAGAAAGAATCGTACCGGAACTAAAAGCGTACCGGATCAATCCTCATCCTCCCAAAATCGATGGTCTGCTTGATGATGCTGTCTGGCAATCCAGGGGTGTCGAGTTTGCCCGGGATTTTATTCAGCGCATTCCTGACGAAGGAGAGCTGGCCAGCGAATCGACTCTGGTGGCCGTCGTTTATGACGATGAAGCGATTTATTTCGCTTTCTGGAATTATGACAGCGAACCGGACAAAATTCAAAAGCAATTGGTAAGAAGGGATAGGTACGCCGAAACCGATTGGGTCGCCGTCAGAATAGATCCTTATCATGATCATCAAACAGGATACGATTTTACCGTCACCTCGGCCGGAGTCCAAAGAGATATTAGTATATATAATGATTCCTGGACAGATAATTCCTGGAATTCGGTCTGGGAAAGCTCCGTTCAGATGCAGCCCTGGGGATGGTCGGCGGAGGTCAAGATTCCGTATCATTGCCTGAGGTTTCCCGAAAAGGAAGAACATACCTGGGGCATTGATTTTACCCGATGGATCAATCGCAACAATGAAGGCGCTCGCTGGGCATTCACTCCTGTCAGCGAAGGTGGATATGTTTCAAAATTCGGGCATCTCAGCGGCCTGACCAATATAAAACCGGTCCGGCATCTGGAAATTATGCCTTATGTTGTTTCCAGTACAGAGTTCAAACCGTCCACTCTCGGCAATCCCAACGGCAAAGATTTTTTTGGCAATACCGGGATCGATATTAAGTACGGTTTAACTTCCAATTTGACTCTGGACGCGACCATCAATCCCGATTTCGGGCAGGTTGAACTCGATCGTCCGGTTTTGAATCTTTCGGCATTTGAAACCTATTTCCCCGAACGCCGACCGTTTTTTATTGAAGGTTCCAGCCTCTTTGACACTCAATTCGGGCTGTTCTATTCCCGCCGAATTGGTCGTCAGCCTCGAGGTTATGCAGAACATGATTCACTCCTTTACTCAACCGATCGACCGGACGCCTCATCAATAATTGGCGCGGCCAAAATAACCGGTAAATTATCCAACGGCACGTCGCTGGCATTTCTCACCGCTCAGACGGCCGAAGAACAGGAGGAATTTGCGGTTGGTTACATTGATACTATCAGGTATGATGACAACGGTGAACCAATTGAAAAGTATGTTGAAACCGGTCGTCAAAAACAAACCATCGAACCAACTGCCAACTATTCCGTTCTCAGGCTGAAACAGGATATTTTTAATAATTCATATGTTGGTGTAATGTTTACCAATGCCAGCCAGAAGTCACGTGATCCTGCCAATGCTGGCGGAGTTGACTGGCGCCTGAACGCTAACAATAATTCCTGGGGTACTAATGGCCAGCTCGTTTATAGTAAGATTGATGGACAGAAAACAGGTTTTGGTTTCTATGGAGAAATTAAAAAACTATCCGGGAAGCACTGGCTCGGCGCGGCATATATTAAAATTATCAATCCACATCTAAATCTCAACCATCTCGGGAGAACGACAGTCAACGGTTTGAGAGAAGGCGCTATGTGGATACAATATCGCACCGATGATCCCTGGTGGATTTTCAGAAGAACCTGGAATAATTTCAATATGTATATGGGCTGGACCTATGATGGGTACAATTACAAAAAAGGCAGCAATTACAATTTCCAGGCCGAATTCACTAATTACTGGTCACTCGGAGGAGGTTTTAACATTCAAGCCGACGAATATGCCCCATGGGAATTACGTGGCAATGGTATCTGGGAATGGCCTAATAATCCAATTTATAGTTGGTGGGCCAGCCTTAATACCGATTCACGCAAAAAGCTGAATTTCAATATTAACCCCGGCAGCGGTGGTGATCGCGAGGGTCATTGGTGGGCCAATTATATAGGGTTTAATTATCGCCCTGCCAGCAATATGGAAGTGTCGCTTGGCGCGAATGTTCACAAAACTGTTGGAACAACTCATTGGGTTGAAAACGTCGACGAGACGAATGCTTCAGGCGAAACAATTACTACATCGATATTCGGTACCAGATTCCAGGATCGATTCACTCCCGGTTTTACGTTTAGTTACGTTCCCAGCCCGAAAATATCGATTCAGTTTTCGGCGCAAACATTAATTACGTCGGTTTCCCATTCTGATTTTAGATATTATCGAGACGGGAAAAATTATGAAGCTTTGACTGATGATCCGGATGTTGATTCAACCGAAGCGGTCTTGTATGAATCATTGAACGCTGGCAATAACTATAATTACTCAGCAATCAATTCGACCCTGCTTCTGCGCTGGGAATATCTACCGGGAAGCACTCTGTATCTGGTGTGGACTCGGTCGCGACCAGAAGTTGATATGAATGTCAATAACTTGGATGTTTCTCGCGATTTGAAAAAACTATTTTCCGGAAATGACAACAATCTCTTTCTCATAAAGGCATCTTACTGGTGGAATATATAA